A DNA window from Porphyromonas gingivalis ATCC 33277 contains the following coding sequences:
- a CDS encoding HD family phosphohydrolase, translating to MKMKMKIQYKSLVFFFLTAMMLTLFAPQELKFKYQFYRGKPWQYELLTAPYDFLIYKPQVILDAERDSLRSTIKPYFTMDETIGAKMQMAWRNDYDKNLKGRLSPVYDHYVVDFLRNIYRQGLISNEDSKALHADDVMEINLLQADRSSNREPLTRFYTLKEAYEMFVEEAPSGLDREVLRGLNLTNYLRVNLTESPEMHRQVVQEELQNLSVSTGMIQAGERIIGTGEIVDAYTYNVLQSFKKTYEERSGGTTLRFTRNLGIFLIIFFLLLALWAYMLSFRPVFFDRLHNSFFVLSLILVINLITELAISFGWFNIYIIPFIILPILVRTFHDSRTAFFAHVINVLIVAMFVPDIYEFILLQVLAGIVSVTSMRRLTSRLQLVRTTFLVFLTYSVVQLSFSLMQDGRVEMEDGLNILYFGVNLIFLMFSYLLVYLMERAFGYVSNISLVELSDVNTPLLSQLSEVAPGTFQHSIQVSILATEAATKIGADVQLVRTGALYHDIGKMKNPSYFTENQGAENPHSKLPFDESARIIIRHVTDGIALAQKHRLPDSVIDFIRTHHGRGKTKYFYNSYCNQYPDKEVDPELFTYPGPNPFSKETGILMMADAIEASSRSLSRHTEEGIKQLIDKIVDGILQDGLLVDTPLTFKDIRVCKEVFFEKIKIMYHSRITYPELKKKAPESESTTEETQGAV from the coding sequence ATGAAGATGAAGATGAAAATTCAGTACAAATCGTTGGTCTTCTTTTTCCTGACGGCAATGATGCTCACGCTTTTCGCCCCACAGGAACTGAAGTTCAAATACCAATTCTATCGTGGCAAACCATGGCAATATGAACTGCTCACGGCTCCTTATGATTTCCTCATATACAAGCCTCAGGTGATACTCGATGCCGAGCGCGACAGTCTGCGCAGTACCATCAAACCATATTTCACCATGGACGAAACGATCGGTGCAAAGATGCAGATGGCCTGGCGCAACGATTATGACAAGAACCTCAAGGGCAGATTGTCGCCAGTGTACGATCACTACGTCGTCGATTTCCTGCGCAATATATACCGGCAAGGCCTTATCAGCAATGAGGATAGCAAAGCTCTCCATGCCGATGACGTGATGGAGATCAACCTCTTACAAGCCGATCGAAGCTCGAATCGCGAGCCCCTTACACGTTTCTACACGCTCAAGGAGGCTTATGAAATGTTCGTGGAAGAGGCTCCGTCCGGGTTGGATCGGGAAGTTCTTCGCGGACTGAACCTGACCAACTACTTGCGAGTGAATCTCACGGAAAGCCCCGAAATGCACAGACAGGTGGTACAGGAAGAGCTACAGAATCTATCGGTATCGACCGGAATGATACAGGCCGGCGAACGTATAATCGGTACGGGTGAGATTGTAGACGCCTATACCTATAATGTCCTTCAGTCGTTCAAGAAGACCTATGAAGAGCGTTCGGGAGGTACGACCCTCAGATTTACACGCAATCTCGGCATCTTTCTGATTATCTTCTTCCTGCTGCTGGCTCTTTGGGCTTATATGCTCTCGTTCCGACCTGTATTTTTCGATCGGCTGCACAATTCCTTCTTTGTGCTTTCGCTCATTCTGGTGATCAATCTGATTACAGAGTTGGCTATCAGCTTCGGATGGTTCAATATCTATATCATCCCTTTTATCATTCTGCCCATTCTGGTACGTACGTTCCATGATTCGCGCACGGCATTTTTTGCCCATGTGATCAACGTACTGATCGTTGCCATGTTCGTGCCGGACATTTACGAGTTTATCCTCTTGCAAGTGCTGGCCGGTATCGTGTCTGTGACCAGTATGCGCCGTCTGACATCACGCCTGCAGTTGGTTCGGACGACCTTTTTGGTTTTCCTCACTTATTCCGTCGTACAGCTTTCGTTCTCGCTGATGCAGGACGGTCGGGTAGAGATGGAAGACGGGCTGAACATTCTCTATTTCGGTGTGAATCTGATCTTCCTCATGTTCAGCTACCTGCTCGTCTATCTGATGGAGCGTGCTTTCGGCTACGTTTCCAATATCAGTTTGGTTGAGCTGAGCGACGTCAATACGCCGCTGCTCAGTCAGCTCTCGGAGGTGGCGCCGGGTACCTTTCAGCATTCGATCCAAGTGTCCATCCTCGCTACGGAGGCAGCCACCAAGATCGGAGCAGATGTACAGCTTGTACGCACCGGTGCTCTCTATCATGATATAGGAAAAATGAAGAACCCATCTTATTTCACAGAGAATCAGGGAGCAGAGAATCCGCACTCCAAATTGCCTTTCGACGAGAGTGCTCGCATTATCATTCGTCATGTGACCGATGGTATTGCCTTGGCGCAGAAACACCGTTTGCCGGACTCCGTTATCGATTTTATCCGGACGCATCACGGACGGGGTAAGACCAAATACTTCTATAATTCCTATTGCAATCAGTATCCCGACAAAGAGGTGGATCCGGAGTTGTTCACTTATCCCGGGCCGAATCCATTCAGCAAGGAGACCGGTATACTGATGATGGCAGACGCCATCGAAGCATCGAGTCGAAGCCTCAGCCGCCATACCGAAGAGGGTATCAAGCAACTTATCGACAAGATAGTCGATGGCATCTTACAGGACGGTTTGCTGGTGGATACACCTCTTACATTCAAGGATATTCGTGTCTGCAAGGAAGTTTTCTTCGAGAAGATCAAGATCATGTACCATTCACGCATCACCTATCCCGAGTTGAAGAAGAAAGCTCCGGAAAGTGAGAGCACCACTGAAGAGACACAAGGAGCCGTCTGA
- the folP gene encoding dihydropteroate synthase gives MKRKTLNLGGRLFSLEKPVVMGIMNITPDSFYSGSRLSSVDSVRSRAREIVEEGGALIDVGAYSSRPNADHISAQEEMERLRPALKVLRDEFSDMPVSVDTFRADVAKMCVEEYGVAIVNDISGGQLDGDMFRTVAALQVPYILMHMRGTPATMQSLTDYEDIAVDILDYFVERVGELRGLGLHDIILDPGYGFSKTLEQNYELLSRQEEAFGELELPILVGISRKSMIYKLFGTTPEEALNGTTALNMYSVMHGADILRVHDVREAVEVCRIADKLGVVK, from the coding sequence ATGAAACGGAAGACTCTCAACCTCGGCGGCAGGCTTTTCAGTCTGGAAAAGCCTGTCGTAATGGGCATTATGAATATCACCCCCGATTCTTTTTACTCCGGCAGCCGCCTCTCGAGCGTGGACAGTGTGCGGAGTCGGGCACGCGAAATCGTGGAAGAAGGAGGGGCCTTGATCGACGTCGGTGCTTATTCTTCACGTCCTAATGCGGATCACATATCGGCACAGGAGGAAATGGAGCGACTGCGCCCGGCACTGAAAGTATTGCGGGATGAGTTTTCGGACATGCCGGTATCGGTGGATACCTTCCGTGCCGATGTGGCGAAGATGTGTGTAGAAGAGTACGGGGTAGCCATCGTCAACGATATTTCCGGCGGACAGCTCGACGGCGATATGTTCCGTACGGTGGCGGCTTTGCAAGTGCCCTATATCCTGATGCACATGCGCGGCACACCAGCTACGATGCAGAGCCTCACCGACTACGAAGACATTGCGGTAGATATACTGGATTACTTCGTGGAGCGTGTCGGAGAGCTGCGCGGATTGGGTCTGCACGACATTATCCTCGATCCGGGTTATGGTTTCAGCAAGACGCTGGAGCAGAATTACGAATTGCTATCGCGGCAGGAGGAGGCTTTCGGCGAGCTGGAGCTTCCCATCCTGGTCGGGATCTCGCGCAAGAGTATGATCTACAAACTATTCGGCACCACTCCGGAGGAAGCTCTCAACGGTACCACGGCACTGAATATGTACAGTGTCATGCATGGGGCGGACATTCTTCGGGTGCACGATGTGCGGGAAGCGGTGGAAGTATGCCGTATAGCCGACAAACTCGGCGTCGTCAAGTAA
- the cdaA gene encoding diadenylate cyclase CdaA, protein MFLQFTIKDVIDILLVALFIYAVYTTFKHSGSKALFSGILTFFVIWIIVSQIFQLRLMGAILNQFVSLGFFVLVILFQGELRKMLTAIGSTRRWRSLKRLLNKEKREQDLQDERRIIAPLMLACMNMARKKTGALIAIQQGIDLTPFAHTGEVFRAEVNARLVENIFFKNSPLHDGAMVIADNSIIAAGCILPVAYNTDLNKDLGLRHRSALGLSQETDAKIIIISEERGRISFAYRGEIHQDITTDELQLFLED, encoded by the coding sequence ATGTTTCTCCAGTTTACCATCAAGGATGTAATAGACATCCTGCTCGTGGCTTTATTCATCTATGCCGTTTATACCACTTTCAAGCACTCGGGCAGCAAGGCTCTTTTCTCGGGGATTCTCACCTTCTTCGTCATTTGGATCATCGTATCGCAGATATTCCAGCTGCGTCTGATGGGAGCCATCCTCAATCAGTTCGTCAGCTTGGGGTTCTTCGTACTGGTCATTCTTTTTCAGGGAGAGCTGCGCAAGATGCTCACGGCGATAGGCTCTACGCGCCGATGGCGTTCGCTCAAGCGTCTTCTCAATAAGGAAAAGCGCGAACAGGATTTGCAGGACGAACGCCGTATCATAGCTCCGCTTATGCTCGCCTGTATGAACATGGCTCGCAAGAAGACCGGCGCTCTCATCGCCATCCAGCAGGGAATAGACCTCACTCCGTTTGCCCATACGGGCGAAGTGTTCCGCGCCGAAGTAAATGCCCGTCTGGTCGAAAACATTTTCTTCAAAAACAGTCCGCTGCACGACGGTGCCATGGTGATTGCGGACAATAGTATCATTGCAGCCGGCTGTATCCTGCCGGTCGCATACAATACGGATCTGAACAAGGATTTGGGATTGCGCCACCGATCTGCTCTGGGTCTCTCGCAGGAGACGGATGCCAAGATCATTATTATCAGCGAAGAGAGAGGGCGGATTTCGTTCGCCTACCGTGGGGAGATTCATCAGGATATCACCACGGACGAACTACAGCTCTTCCTCGAAGATTGA
- the lpxF gene encoding lipid A C4-phosphatase: MFLEYILEVERNLFLTLNGVQHPLLDGFFYLISAKWTWVIMSIAFLFFLFYKKPTKEALFIVGAVLLSVLICDQLSSSFFKPFFARFRPSHHPDFIDYVKTVYGYRGGKYGFISGHTTNYISLALFTSRIFRNKFYTWTIWSVVALVIYSRIYIGVHFITDIIPGIAVGLIVGHFVYKVYLYARSRWLGASCPAHPSAVYAGDSIRLWTLSLIGFVFAMLCMSRQLTEILQYYVFLLF; this comes from the coding sequence ATGTTTTTGGAATACATTCTTGAAGTAGAAAGGAACCTCTTTTTGACTCTGAACGGAGTACAGCATCCTTTGTTGGACGGTTTTTTCTATTTGATCTCGGCCAAATGGACTTGGGTGATAATGTCCATCGCGTTTCTGTTCTTCCTTTTTTATAAGAAACCGACAAAGGAAGCTCTCTTCATCGTAGGAGCAGTCTTATTGAGCGTACTCATCTGCGATCAACTCTCCTCTTCTTTTTTCAAGCCTTTCTTCGCAAGATTCCGCCCTTCGCACCACCCTGATTTTATCGACTATGTGAAGACGGTCTACGGCTATCGGGGAGGAAAGTACGGATTTATCTCAGGGCATACGACGAACTACATATCGCTGGCATTATTTACGAGCCGTATTTTTCGGAATAAATTCTACACGTGGACGATCTGGAGCGTCGTCGCACTCGTCATCTATAGCCGTATTTATATCGGAGTGCATTTCATCACCGATATTATCCCGGGTATCGCCGTCGGACTTATCGTAGGACACTTTGTTTATAAAGTCTATCTGTATGCACGTTCCCGTTGGTTGGGAGCCTCATGCCCTGCCCATCCGTCGGCAGTCTATGCCGGCGATTCCATTCGGCTCTGGACACTTAGCCTCATCGGCTTTGTCTTTGCCATGCTGTGTATGTCCCGCCAGTTGACGGAGATACTACAGTACTATGTCTTCCTGCTCTTCTGA
- a CDS encoding SH3 domain-containing protein, with protein sequence MRTPVLRHIAVLPLILFLSIGSLLSLQAQNQDTSIRRSVFLPVDSSSIATSEVETESAADSSATGKILSAEEIRRLFDAKQYGRAATAYERILRETAQPDASLLYNLGCCYYKSGEVALSILMFERAYRLAPNDKDIRVNLEMAGLKAFDKISDSESIAAKLWRRLCYSVSSGVIVVTGIICFIIFLGSILLFLLGGSRKLRRGGFYAAWVSMFFCILFNLAAFRRKADFNDDSYCIMMASVANVKSSPDENGTTLFELHEGVRVRITGEAIDGWYPIELADGKEGWLPATVLTRIHVSPAD encoded by the coding sequence ATGAGAACGCCTGTACTACGCCATATTGCGGTTTTACCCCTGATCCTTTTTCTGTCGATCGGCTCGTTGCTGTCATTGCAAGCACAAAACCAGGATACTTCCATTCGCCGGTCCGTATTCTTGCCGGTGGACTCTTCCTCGATCGCTACGTCGGAAGTAGAGACTGAATCGGCTGCCGATTCTTCGGCTACCGGAAAGATTTTATCCGCCGAGGAGATCCGTCGCTTGTTCGATGCCAAGCAATATGGCCGGGCTGCTACTGCATACGAACGAATCCTGCGCGAGACTGCCCAACCCGATGCTTCGTTGCTTTACAATCTCGGTTGCTGCTATTACAAGAGCGGTGAAGTGGCCCTTTCCATCCTTATGTTCGAACGGGCGTACCGACTGGCTCCGAATGACAAGGATATACGCGTCAATCTAGAAATGGCCGGACTCAAAGCCTTTGACAAGATCTCGGATAGTGAGAGTATTGCCGCCAAGCTCTGGCGACGTCTTTGCTATTCTGTCTCGTCGGGCGTAATCGTAGTGACGGGGATTATCTGCTTTATTATTTTTCTCGGGAGCATTCTGCTTTTTCTGTTGGGAGGAAGCAGAAAGTTGCGGCGAGGAGGGTTCTATGCTGCTTGGGTCAGTATGTTCTTTTGTATCCTGTTCAATTTAGCCGCTTTCCGCCGAAAAGCTGATTTCAATGACGATAGCTATTGCATCATGATGGCATCCGTAGCCAATGTCAAAAGCTCTCCGGACGAAAATGGCACTACCCTCTTTGAACTCCATGAGGGCGTGCGTGTTAGAATTACAGGGGAAGCTATCGACGGCTGGTACCCGATAGAACTGGCTGATGGCAAGGAAGGCTGGCTTCCTGCTACCGTCCTCACTCGTATTCATGTCTCTCCCGCAGACTGA
- a CDS encoding BatD family protein — translation MTKVRYILTTLFLCLAWCTHAQVSFTVQAPASVAMGEQFRVSFTLKDANGAEFKAPAMSDFEVLFGPATATSSFSSISNGKTTLSRSITYTYTLMPKSVGTFQIGPASIRANDRDYKTKQVSIKVLPADKKSSKNTKSSSSSSRVDAGSLFVRTIINKTKVYEQEAILVTYKLYTLHPNLQFEQVKFPEYEGFISQDVEDNAEKQYSLESYEGRNYQTAVLKQSLLFPQKSGKLTIPSGNFRVVVAVRREIDDIDDFFVLQPYENVRRTLTTNPVTIDVAPLPEPKPQGFDGAVGNYRISASFNDRQAKTNEALTLKLVINGSGNIKLMGDPKVRFPDSFEQYDSKAESSLRISTSGADGQRTIEYYVVPRQTGKFTIPAISIPYFDPVSRSYKTASTQDFTIQVAKGKGESATMSGSGSDAVKMLGQDIRYLKPLTSSSSPSSFAFSVAYWGIYLFLLLLALLLLFLYRRRMKMIADEAGMRWRKANKVAVKRLRRAAEYKQSERGDLFYEEVLRAVWGYLGDKLGIAVSELNKDNIAERLAQAGHVPETLIEELMQLIETCEFARYAPESNEHAAMDSVYERVCSIIEQIDSTKTLKR, via the coding sequence ATGACAAAGGTGCGATATATTCTTACAACCCTTTTCCTATGCCTCGCTTGGTGTACCCATGCGCAGGTTTCTTTCACTGTACAAGCTCCTGCGAGTGTGGCGATGGGGGAACAATTCAGAGTGAGTTTTACCCTCAAAGATGCTAATGGAGCGGAATTCAAAGCTCCTGCCATGAGTGACTTTGAAGTCCTTTTTGGCCCGGCTACTGCTACAAGCTCATTCAGTTCCATTTCCAATGGCAAGACCACTTTGTCTCGAAGTATCACTTATACATATACCCTGATGCCCAAATCGGTCGGCACCTTTCAGATCGGTCCGGCTTCCATCCGCGCCAACGACCGAGATTATAAGACCAAGCAGGTATCCATCAAGGTGCTTCCGGCCGATAAAAAATCATCGAAAAATACTAAGTCTTCCTCTTCTTCCTCACGGGTCGATGCCGGTAGTTTGTTTGTCCGAACCATCATCAATAAAACCAAAGTGTACGAGCAGGAAGCGATCCTTGTTACTTATAAGCTCTACACTCTCCATCCCAATTTGCAGTTCGAGCAGGTCAAATTCCCCGAATACGAAGGATTTATCTCTCAAGATGTGGAAGACAATGCAGAGAAGCAGTATAGCCTTGAGAGTTATGAAGGGCGGAACTATCAGACAGCCGTTCTCAAGCAGTCGTTGCTCTTTCCTCAAAAAAGCGGTAAGCTGACTATTCCATCGGGCAACTTTCGTGTCGTAGTAGCGGTCCGACGGGAGATAGACGACATAGATGACTTCTTTGTACTCCAGCCGTATGAGAATGTGCGGAGGACTCTGACCACCAATCCGGTCACAATAGATGTCGCTCCCTTGCCTGAACCGAAACCCCAAGGATTCGATGGTGCTGTCGGTAATTATCGGATCTCAGCCTCTTTCAATGACCGTCAGGCCAAAACAAACGAAGCCCTTACACTCAAGCTCGTAATTAACGGAAGCGGAAATATCAAGTTGATGGGAGATCCTAAAGTGAGATTTCCCGACAGCTTCGAACAATACGACTCCAAAGCCGAGAGCAGCCTTCGCATAAGTACTTCGGGTGCCGATGGACAGCGTACGATCGAGTATTATGTGGTACCTCGTCAGACGGGAAAGTTTACCATACCCGCCATAAGCATACCCTATTTCGACCCTGTATCCCGTTCTTACAAAACTGCTTCCACACAGGATTTCACTATTCAGGTAGCGAAGGGAAAAGGCGAGAGTGCTACCATGAGTGGCTCGGGATCCGACGCAGTCAAGATGTTGGGACAGGATATTCGTTACTTGAAGCCGCTTACAAGCTCTTCCTCTCCCTCTTCCTTCGCTTTTTCGGTTGCTTATTGGGGCATCTATCTTTTCTTGCTTCTGCTTGCACTCTTGTTGCTTTTCCTCTATCGTCGAAGGATGAAGATGATAGCTGACGAAGCCGGTATGCGATGGCGCAAGGCTAACAAAGTTGCTGTCAAACGTCTGCGACGAGCGGCCGAATATAAACAGAGCGAACGGGGCGATCTTTTCTACGAAGAGGTGCTTAGAGCCGTTTGGGGCTATTTGGGTGATAAACTGGGAATAGCCGTGTCGGAATTGAATAAGGATAATATCGCCGAACGACTTGCTCAGGCCGGTCATGTGCCTGAAACTCTTATCGAGGAGCTTATGCAGCTGATCGAGACTTGCGAATTTGCCCGATATGCTCCTGAGAGCAATGAGCATGCGGCGATGGACTCCGTGTACGAACGTGTTTGCAGCATAATCGAACAGATTGACAGCACTAAAACCTTGAAAAGATGA
- a CDS encoding tetratricopeptide repeat protein, giving the protein MRNSWRYATFITFFMLLASSSLLAQNMREEVRRARQVYRRHQYANAEVAYRKALSKDSTFTEARFGLAGTQYAQGRTDEALQNYAALVQDPTLTPKRRAELMHNLGNSFMKKKDYRQSVEAYKHSLRINPTDEETRYNLALAMKLLQKQQQQGGGGDNQDQNKENNQDKNQPQNNPNNNNQGGQQQPQPSKQDNTQKDQQPRQNEMSRESAEKILKAYEQDEEKTREKVEQMRKQRMKQQKGNSTKQW; this is encoded by the coding sequence ATGAGAAATTCATGGCGATATGCCACCTTCATAACCTTCTTCATGCTTCTTGCTTCATCGAGCCTTTTGGCACAGAATATGCGAGAAGAAGTACGTCGGGCTCGACAAGTATATCGACGCCATCAATATGCCAATGCCGAGGTCGCATATCGCAAAGCTCTCTCTAAGGACAGTACTTTCACCGAGGCACGATTCGGTTTGGCCGGTACACAGTATGCACAAGGCCGCACCGATGAAGCTCTCCAAAACTATGCTGCTCTTGTACAAGACCCGACATTGACACCTAAGCGTAGAGCCGAACTGATGCACAATCTCGGCAACTCCTTTATGAAAAAGAAAGACTATCGGCAGAGTGTGGAGGCCTATAAGCATTCGCTCCGAATTAACCCGACCGATGAAGAGACTCGCTACAATCTGGCTTTGGCCATGAAGTTGCTTCAGAAACAGCAACAGCAAGGAGGAGGAGGAGACAATCAGGATCAGAATAAGGAGAATAATCAGGACAAAAACCAACCGCAAAACAATCCGAATAACAATAACCAGGGCGGACAGCAGCAGCCCCAACCGTCCAAACAGGACAATACACAAAAAGATCAACAGCCACGACAGAATGAAATGAGTCGTGAAAGTGCTGAAAAGATATTGAAAGCCTACGAACAGGACGAGGAGAAAACGCGCGAAAAAGTTGAGCAGATGCGTAAGCAGCGTATGAAGCAGCAAAAAGGTAATTCCACCAAGCAGTGGTAG
- a CDS encoding vWA domain-containing protein — protein sequence MFRFYSPEYLYLLLLLPLLVGVGFYAYRKRRAQERRFAELPLLKALKPEASTKRRIWRNGFLLLAIVFLIGMLARPQISIRVDVPKKEKGIEAMICLDISNSMLCEDVKPNRLSFAKQVLGKLFDGLQNDKVGLVVFAGNAYTQIPITTDLSAAKQFLADISPNMVTAQGTAIGAAIELASKSFSDNKEIGKTIIVLTDGENHEGNAIEAAQQAHEAGIRVNVIGLGTALGAPIPIEEGYLKDETGNPVVTKFDEKMCRDIASAGEGTFFSGQSASALVRAIESQLDKLPKAVLSSSSSSGYREVYGWFGFAALICLLLEFLIQERKSRFFSRIKLFDR from the coding sequence ATGTTCAGATTTTATTCACCCGAATACTTATACTTACTGCTGCTGCTCCCATTGCTTGTGGGGGTAGGCTTCTATGCTTATCGCAAAAGACGGGCGCAAGAAAGACGGTTTGCCGAACTTCCGCTGCTAAAGGCTCTCAAACCGGAAGCAAGTACCAAACGTCGGATCTGGCGCAACGGATTTCTTCTTCTTGCCATCGTTTTCTTGATCGGGATGCTTGCCCGTCCGCAAATAAGTATTCGTGTGGATGTGCCTAAAAAGGAGAAAGGTATCGAGGCTATGATTTGTTTGGATATTTCCAACTCCATGCTCTGTGAAGATGTCAAGCCCAATCGTTTGAGTTTTGCCAAGCAAGTGTTGGGAAAGCTCTTTGACGGCTTGCAGAACGACAAGGTTGGATTGGTTGTATTCGCAGGTAATGCTTATACGCAAATACCGATTACTACGGATTTGTCTGCAGCCAAACAGTTTCTTGCAGATATAAGTCCCAATATGGTTACAGCCCAAGGAACGGCTATCGGAGCGGCTATCGAACTTGCCTCCAAATCTTTTTCCGATAATAAGGAAATCGGTAAGACTATCATTGTCCTGACGGATGGAGAAAATCATGAAGGAAATGCCATCGAAGCGGCACAGCAAGCCCATGAAGCAGGCATACGGGTCAATGTTATTGGTCTCGGAACAGCCTTGGGGGCACCTATACCTATTGAAGAAGGATACCTCAAAGATGAAACGGGCAATCCTGTCGTTACCAAATTCGACGAAAAGATGTGCCGTGACATTGCTTCAGCAGGAGAGGGTACTTTCTTTTCCGGGCAGAGTGCTTCTGCGCTGGTTCGGGCTATAGAGAGTCAGCTGGACAAACTCCCCAAAGCCGTACTTTCATCTTCGTCTTCTTCCGGCTATCGCGAAGTGTACGGATGGTTCGGATTTGCGGCTTTGATATGTTTATTGTTGGAATTCCTGATTCAGGAGCGGAAGAGTAGGTTCTTCAGTAGGATCAAATTGTTTGACAGATGA
- a CDS encoding vWA domain-containing protein, whose translation MTFAYPELLWLLILLPLIATWYILQARKTSATMTISSLKPFEGGRRGLRVYLRHSLPILRALSVGFLIIALARPQNTNSWQKDSIEGIDIMLAMDVSGSMQAMDFKPNRLEAAKDVAISFINNRPNDNIGMVTFAGESFTQCPLTTDHTVLLNMVQDLQMGVLDDGTAIGMGLATAVNRLKDSKAKSRVVILLTDGSNNMGDITPRMAADIARTFGIRVYTVGVGTRGEAPFPIQTEFGVRIQNVPVDIDEPTLDGIAEVSGGKYFRAVDNETLNEIYKEIDKLEKTRLMTKSFKAYEEKYFVYALIAFLLLLTEFLLRNTLLRSNP comes from the coding sequence ATGACATTTGCATATCCTGAATTGCTTTGGCTGCTGATCCTGCTGCCTTTGATAGCGACTTGGTATATCCTGCAAGCACGTAAGACTTCGGCAACGATGACCATATCTTCATTGAAGCCCTTTGAAGGAGGTCGCCGAGGTTTGAGAGTCTATCTGCGCCATTCGTTGCCGATATTGAGAGCTCTTTCGGTCGGTTTTCTCATTATTGCTTTGGCTCGTCCGCAGAATACCAATAGCTGGCAGAAAGATTCGATCGAGGGCATAGATATTATGTTGGCCATGGATGTGTCAGGCAGTATGCAGGCCATGGACTTCAAGCCGAATCGCTTGGAGGCAGCCAAAGATGTAGCGATTTCCTTTATCAACAATCGTCCGAACGACAATATCGGGATGGTTACATTCGCCGGAGAGAGCTTTACTCAATGTCCATTGACTACCGACCATACCGTATTGCTTAATATGGTACAGGACTTGCAGATGGGTGTTCTGGATGATGGTACAGCTATCGGAATGGGATTGGCTACGGCCGTCAATCGACTGAAGGACAGCAAAGCCAAGAGCCGCGTGGTTATTCTGCTGACGGACGGATCAAACAACATGGGCGACATCACACCCCGAATGGCAGCCGATATTGCCAGAACGTTCGGTATTCGTGTGTACACAGTCGGTGTAGGCACACGAGGAGAAGCTCCTTTCCCCATTCAGACGGAATTCGGAGTTCGGATTCAGAATGTGCCTGTGGATATAGACGAACCCACATTGGACGGAATTGCCGAGGTATCGGGTGGAAAATACTTCAGGGCTGTCGATAATGAAACGCTGAATGAAATCTACAAGGAAATCGACAAATTGGAGAAGACGAGACTTATGACCAAGAGCTTCAAGGCTTATGAGGAAAAATACTTTGTCTATGCCCTTATTGCTTTTCTCTTGTTGCTGACAGAGTTTTTGCTTCGCAATACACTTCTTCGTTCCAACCCGTAA
- a CDS encoding DUF58 domain-containing protein, protein MQTSDLLKKVRRIEIKARGLSRQIFAGQYHSAFRGRGMAFSEVREYTVGDDVRDIDWNVTARYARPYVKVFEEERELTVMLIVDMSGSLSFGTEVETKRELTAKVAATLAFSAIQNNDKIGVLFFTDRIEKYVPPAKGKKHILYIIRELLEFRPQSRATDLSVPLSYLTRLVKKRCTAFLISDFQSEKDSYEKTLLMSARKHDIVAIRIFDRREADLPNVGLMRFRDAETGQTHWVDTADSSVRKAYADAYERRQVALAVLLKRCGVDTTEIRTGQDFVQQLLILFKKRS, encoded by the coding sequence GTGCAGACAAGCGACCTACTTAAGAAAGTTCGACGGATCGAAATCAAAGCGCGAGGCCTTTCTCGACAAATCTTTGCCGGACAGTATCATTCCGCATTCAGAGGACGAGGTATGGCGTTCAGCGAAGTGCGCGAGTATACTGTAGGAGATGATGTGCGCGACATCGACTGGAATGTGACGGCACGTTATGCACGTCCCTATGTGAAAGTCTTCGAAGAGGAGCGTGAGCTGACAGTTATGTTGATAGTCGATATGTCCGGTTCGTTGTCTTTCGGTACAGAGGTGGAGACCAAGCGAGAGTTGACGGCTAAAGTAGCTGCTACATTGGCCTTTTCCGCTATCCAAAATAATGACAAGATCGGAGTCCTTTTCTTTACGGACAGGATCGAAAAGTATGTGCCGCCCGCCAAGGGGAAGAAGCATATCCTATATATAATCAGGGAGCTGTTGGAGTTTCGTCCACAGAGCAGGGCCACGGATCTTTCAGTTCCGCTCTCTTACCTGACCCGCTTGGTGAAGAAGCGGTGTACAGCGTTCCTGATTTCCGATTTCCAGTCAGAGAAAGATTCTTATGAAAAGACCTTGCTGATGTCTGCTCGTAAGCATGATATTGTAGCCATCAGGATATTCGATCGGCGAGAGGCCGATCTGCCAAATGTAGGGTTGATGCGCTTTCGCGATGCAGAGACTGGGCAGACCCATTGGGTGGATACCGCTGATAGCTCCGTTCGGAAAGCGTATGCGGATGCCTATGAGCGACGGCAAGTAGCACTTGCCGTTTTGCTCAAACGATGTGGTGTAGATACTACTGAGATACGTACGGGGCAGGATTTCGTGCAGCAGCTTCTTATCTTATTTAAAAAACGCTCATGA